In a single window of the Elaeis guineensis isolate ETL-2024a chromosome 6, EG11, whole genome shotgun sequence genome:
- the LOC105047778 gene encoding uncharacterized protein isoform X2 codes for MEYPHNAVLLLCSSREKGCRPFMCDTSYRHSNCLDQYRKAFSESQPSHQDAVGQQPTKLLCPLCRGLVTGWTVVEPARHYLNAKIRSCSMESCGFSGVYGELRKHARKEHPSVRPSEVDPERQRDWRRLEQQRDLGDLFSMFRSPISGEEDGIGIVGDDEELSSGIIPFPSITVFLIVQVTRAGGMGSSRSSLHSSRSSLRGSSRSRRGRGMILWGETFSEQESSGRPMGNGIDDVDDDGNDSRAEDVSVASGQGQGRRRRHLRMSDDDNEDEDELL; via the coding sequence ATGGAGTACCCTCACAATGCTGTTCTCCTTCTCTGCTCCTCCCGAGAGAAGGGTTGTCGCCCTTTCATGTGTGACACCAGCTACCGCCATTCTAATTGCCTGGACCAGTACCGCAAGGCATTTTCTGAATCCCAACCATCTCACCAGGATGCTGTGGGTCAGCAGCCAACAAAGCTTTTGTGCCCCCTGTGTCGTGGGCTCGTCACTGGTTGGACTGTGGTGGAGCCGGCACGCCACTATCTCAATGCTAAGATTCGTAGCTGCTCTATGGAGTCCTGTGGGTTTAGCGGGGTTTATGGCGAGCTGAGAAAGCATGCTAGGAAAGAGCATCCCTCTGTGCGTCCATCAGAGGTGGACCCTGAACGACAGCGAGATTGGCGGAGGTTGGAGCAACAGCGTGATCTTGGTGACCTGTTCAGCATGTTTCGGTCACCCATCAGTGGAGAGGAAGATGGCATCGGCATCGTTGGGGATGATGAAGAGTTGAGTAGTGGTATAATCCCATTTCCCTCGATCACAGTTTTCTTGATTGTACAGGTGACTCGAGCAGGAGGTATGGGTTCCTCACGATCATCTTTGCATTCCTCGAGAAGCTCCTTGAGGGGTTCTTCACGGAGCCGAAGAGGAAGAGGAATGATCCTGTGGGGAGAGACCTTCAGCGAGCAGGAGTCCTCCGGCAGACCAATGGGCAATGGTATCGATGATGTGGATGATGATGGTAATGACAGCAGAGCTGAGGATGTGTCTGTTGCTTCTGGACAAGGCCAAGGGAGGCGGCGGCGGCACCTGAGGATGTCGGATGATGacaatgaagatgaagatgagttGCTGTGA
- the LOC105047778 gene encoding uncharacterized protein isoform X1, with translation MPKERRTRSASFERRSRGSPFPCSSASDHKHSSSSSSVSCRPSESGVPAAKDIKEWEEVRCPVCMEYPHNAVLLLCSSREKGCRPFMCDTSYRHSNCLDQYRKAFSESQPSHQDAVGQQPTKLLCPLCRGLVTGWTVVEPARHYLNAKIRSCSMESCGFSGVYGELRKHARKEHPSVRPSEVDPERQRDWRRLEQQRDLGDLFSMFRSPISGEEDGIGIVGDDEELSSGIIPFPSITVFLIVQVTRAGGMGSSRSSLHSSRSSLRGSSRSRRGRGMILWGETFSEQESSGRPMGNGIDDVDDDGNDSRAEDVSVASGQGQGRRRRHLRMSDDDNEDEDELL, from the coding sequence ATGCCGAAGGAAAGGAGGACCCGTTCTGCATCCTTTGAACGAAGATCTCGTGGGTCACCTTTCCCATGCAGCTCGGCCAGCGATCATaagcattcttcttcttcttcttcggtgTCTTGTAGACCTTCTGAATCTGGTGTTCCAGCAGCCAAGGACATCAAAGAGTGGGAGGAGGTTCGTTGCCCTGTGTGCATGGAGTACCCTCACAATGCTGTTCTCCTTCTCTGCTCCTCCCGAGAGAAGGGTTGTCGCCCTTTCATGTGTGACACCAGCTACCGCCATTCTAATTGCCTGGACCAGTACCGCAAGGCATTTTCTGAATCCCAACCATCTCACCAGGATGCTGTGGGTCAGCAGCCAACAAAGCTTTTGTGCCCCCTGTGTCGTGGGCTCGTCACTGGTTGGACTGTGGTGGAGCCGGCACGCCACTATCTCAATGCTAAGATTCGTAGCTGCTCTATGGAGTCCTGTGGGTTTAGCGGGGTTTATGGCGAGCTGAGAAAGCATGCTAGGAAAGAGCATCCCTCTGTGCGTCCATCAGAGGTGGACCCTGAACGACAGCGAGATTGGCGGAGGTTGGAGCAACAGCGTGATCTTGGTGACCTGTTCAGCATGTTTCGGTCACCCATCAGTGGAGAGGAAGATGGCATCGGCATCGTTGGGGATGATGAAGAGTTGAGTAGTGGTATAATCCCATTTCCCTCGATCACAGTTTTCTTGATTGTACAGGTGACTCGAGCAGGAGGTATGGGTTCCTCACGATCATCTTTGCATTCCTCGAGAAGCTCCTTGAGGGGTTCTTCACGGAGCCGAAGAGGAAGAGGAATGATCCTGTGGGGAGAGACCTTCAGCGAGCAGGAGTCCTCCGGCAGACCAATGGGCAATGGTATCGATGATGTGGATGATGATGGTAATGACAGCAGAGCTGAGGATGTGTCTGTTGCTTCTGGACAAGGCCAAGGGAGGCGGCGGCGGCACCTGAGGATGTCGGATGATGacaatgaagatgaagatgagttGCTGTGA